In Edaphobacter dinghuensis, a genomic segment contains:
- a CDS encoding MBG domain-containing protein, which produces MTRRTVSSSKLRMFFLFGILLACLPAYAQQQATNTALAPSTLLANAGEPVTLTATVMSANATPPTGTVTFMNGTTTLGTALLTDNTATFTASNLAPGTYSIYAAYGGDSNNAPSASYVHTLVVSSTPVPVVTLTTPGSTVAQGTALTLNANVAPYSGSTVPTGTVTFQDGSVVLGSAKLDNNGNASFTSNSASAGSGLLLPVGASTLYVSYSGDSTYTGTISSGVPVQVTSAAPQAQLTPGIITTQNVNLQAEFMAMDPNGNIYYTDVNGNVLVIASGSGNIPGVSNPVRGTTYNVVSAGCATGRPPCGIPGPATSAGTGSISFIQVDAASNIYLTEGVHLFKIDNQTDLISQITPTIVPALGGAPASSPKMPGISSIALDNSGNLYFTSSSSPFVLRVDAITGVMTVVAGNGTACTSATTAASCGDGGLATNASIAQADIAIYVDPEGNLYLGDQYAIRKIDAKTGIINTIAGAFGEACSSGNCGDGGPATQALFGYPTGIVSDAGGNLYIVDLEAYVVRKIDAQGNISTIAGVILQPASGNTQGDNGPATDALLEFPVQAAFDPQGNMYILTNFGGGPIREVTAATTAFNYPAAAIGPSGSQTVTVTNTSTEPLHITGLTATTGFVQQPVGAEDCTSAETIIPGGFCTLGIAFYPPAMGTTTGSMSIADDSNNATGGNNVISLTGTSSNGTQSNTITFAALPNVTYGATPITLNATASSGNSVSYSVAGPATISGSTLTIKGAGKVIVTAYQFGDGTYKPATPVLQSFTVAPAALSVTANSFSCQAGQIGPCLANNPLAYTITGFVNGDTSAVVSGTATLSTTVTANSGFGAYPVTFATESLTAANYTFIYTPGAVTVTGGESQTISFGALQGATYGTGPISLNATASSGLPVTYTVTGPVTISGSILSVTGAGPVTVTAQQGGNNTFAPATPVSQSFVVNKAVLTVTATNQTMAQGNTPSNFTATYTGFVNGDTSAVLTGSPSFTTPATSSSPVGTQPIDVTQGTLASTNYTFSFVNGVLTIVAGTSQTITFPQVPAQTYGVGPVSLFASSTSGLPVNYKVSGPATLSGAILNIIGAGTVIVTASQPGQGIYSAASPVAQQIVVSPAVLTVTANSVSRVNNVLNPTFTATLSGFVNGDTSSSVAGYPSFTTTAVPGSPIGTYPITINQGTLGAANYTFVEAPGTLTVTSGGPSPDFSATAAPQVVTVAPGQTQQTTFSLTPINYFLGTVSLSCNNLPANVTCIFSPAGFTVDGTGSVPNYITLTLNTNSASPVVGQLNRLQGGSSGSRILAGLLFPVGGLFLILPVGKRKQYGVLNALRILSVLGMLGVIGLAGCGSSNNSNTSGLAAPGTSTITITATGTSTNSTTPISHTMQLTLTVLGPK; this is translated from the coding sequence ATGACACGCCGTACCGTTTCATCGTCCAAGCTCAGGATGTTCTTTCTCTTCGGCATTCTTCTGGCATGTCTTCCCGCTTACGCGCAACAGCAGGCCACGAACACCGCGCTTGCTCCAAGCACCTTGCTGGCCAACGCGGGCGAGCCTGTCACCCTGACTGCGACCGTTATGTCGGCGAACGCCACGCCGCCCACGGGGACGGTGACCTTCATGAACGGTACAACAACCCTGGGGACGGCTTTGCTCACGGACAACACGGCGACATTCACAGCTTCCAATCTCGCGCCGGGAACCTACTCCATCTATGCCGCCTACGGAGGCGACAGCAACAACGCGCCGAGTGCGTCGTATGTCCACACACTCGTGGTCTCATCCACGCCTGTGCCCGTGGTGACGCTCACAACGCCGGGATCCACTGTCGCTCAGGGCACGGCGCTCACTCTGAATGCCAACGTCGCGCCGTACTCCGGCTCGACGGTTCCGACAGGCACAGTAACTTTCCAGGATGGCTCGGTTGTCCTGGGTTCGGCTAAGCTCGACAACAACGGGAATGCGAGCTTTACCAGCAACTCCGCCTCGGCAGGCTCCGGCCTGCTTCTGCCGGTGGGCGCCAGCACTCTCTATGTTTCCTACAGCGGAGACAGCACCTACACCGGCACAATCTCTTCCGGCGTACCTGTCCAGGTGACCTCCGCAGCCCCACAGGCCCAATTGACGCCGGGCATTATCACCACCCAGAATGTCAACCTCCAGGCTGAGTTTATGGCGATGGACCCCAACGGCAACATCTACTACACAGATGTCAACGGCAACGTCCTGGTCATCGCTTCCGGGAGCGGAAATATCCCCGGCGTCTCCAATCCTGTTCGTGGGACGACGTATAACGTTGTCTCCGCCGGTTGCGCAACTGGTCGGCCTCCGTGTGGTATCCCCGGTCCAGCCACCAGCGCCGGAACCGGCTCCATCAGTTTCATACAGGTCGATGCAGCATCGAATATCTATCTCACCGAGGGCGTCCATCTCTTCAAGATCGATAACCAGACCGACCTCATCTCGCAGATTACTCCGACGATAGTCCCAGCCCTCGGAGGCGCGCCAGCCAGCAGCCCTAAGATGCCGGGGATTAGTTCCATCGCTTTAGACAATAGCGGCAATCTCTACTTCACCAGTTCTTCCAGTCCCTTCGTTCTGCGTGTGGACGCAATTACGGGAGTCATGACCGTCGTCGCCGGCAACGGAACCGCCTGCACCTCCGCGACCACTGCCGCTTCTTGCGGGGATGGCGGTCTGGCTACCAACGCATCTATTGCCCAGGCAGATATAGCGATCTACGTCGATCCTGAAGGGAATCTGTATCTGGGCGACCAGTATGCGATCCGCAAGATCGACGCCAAGACCGGCATCATCAACACGATTGCCGGGGCATTTGGAGAAGCCTGCAGCTCGGGCAACTGCGGCGACGGAGGACCGGCCACCCAGGCGCTCTTCGGCTATCCTACCGGAATTGTGAGTGATGCCGGGGGCAATCTCTACATCGTGGACCTGGAAGCCTACGTGGTTCGAAAGATCGATGCGCAGGGCAATATCTCCACCATCGCCGGGGTTATTTTGCAGCCGGCCAGCGGCAATACCCAGGGCGATAACGGTCCGGCGACCGATGCGCTACTGGAATTCCCCGTCCAGGCGGCCTTCGACCCCCAGGGAAATATGTACATACTGACCAACTTCGGCGGCGGGCCAATCCGAGAGGTGACTGCGGCAACGACCGCTTTCAACTACCCGGCCGCGGCGATCGGTCCATCCGGCTCTCAGACTGTTACTGTCACCAACACCAGCACCGAGCCGTTACACATTACCGGACTTACCGCTACCACCGGCTTCGTGCAACAACCGGTGGGTGCGGAAGACTGTACCAGCGCCGAGACGATCATTCCCGGAGGCTTCTGCACGCTCGGCATCGCCTTTTATCCTCCCGCCATGGGAACAACAACAGGCAGCATGAGCATCGCTGACGACTCCAACAATGCCACAGGTGGGAACAATGTCATTTCGCTCACTGGAACTTCTTCAAACGGCACACAATCCAACACCATCACATTTGCTGCGCTGCCGAACGTGACATATGGGGCGACTCCGATCACTCTGAATGCTACCGCCAGTTCCGGTAATTCAGTGTCCTACTCCGTTGCCGGTCCGGCCACGATTTCCGGCAGCACCTTGACTATCAAGGGTGCCGGTAAGGTGATCGTCACGGCATACCAGTTCGGTGACGGCACCTACAAGCCCGCGACACCTGTCTTACAAAGCTTCACCGTAGCACCAGCCGCGCTCAGCGTCACAGCAAACAGCTTCTCCTGTCAGGCTGGCCAGATCGGCCCCTGCCTGGCAAATAATCCTCTGGCCTATACCATCACTGGCTTTGTGAATGGCGATACATCGGCGGTCGTTTCGGGCACGGCAACACTATCGACAACGGTAACCGCCAATTCGGGCTTTGGCGCTTATCCCGTAACGTTCGCAACAGAGAGCCTCACCGCTGCAAATTACACCTTCATCTATACGCCGGGAGCAGTGACGGTCACAGGCGGTGAATCACAAACTATCAGCTTTGGCGCATTACAAGGAGCAACGTACGGAACAGGCCCAATCAGTCTTAATGCAACCGCTAGCTCTGGATTGCCTGTAACCTACACCGTCACAGGTCCAGTGACGATTTCCGGTTCGATTCTTTCCGTAACCGGCGCGGGCCCGGTCACCGTCACGGCGCAGCAGGGTGGCAACAACACGTTTGCTCCCGCTACGCCGGTCTCCCAGTCCTTCGTGGTTAACAAAGCTGTGCTCACTGTTACAGCAACCAATCAGACCATGGCGCAGGGCAACACGCCAAGCAATTTCACGGCAACCTATACAGGCTTCGTAAACGGCGATACCTCTGCTGTGCTCACTGGATCGCCCTCGTTCACGACGCCCGCGACCTCCAGTTCGCCTGTCGGAACACAGCCCATCGACGTTACACAAGGAACCCTCGCCTCTACCAACTACACCTTCAGTTTCGTCAACGGTGTTCTTACCATCGTTGCGGGCACCTCGCAGACGATTACCTTCCCCCAGGTTCCGGCACAGACCTACGGTGTCGGCCCCGTCAGCCTCTTTGCGAGTTCAACCTCAGGTCTCCCGGTAAACTACAAGGTCTCCGGGCCTGCAACCCTCTCCGGTGCCATACTAAACATCATCGGTGCAGGAACGGTAATTGTAACGGCCAGTCAGCCGGGACAGGGCATCTACTCCGCAGCGTCCCCGGTCGCACAGCAGATCGTTGTTTCACCTGCCGTGCTGACTGTGACAGCCAATAGCGTGTCGCGAGTCAACAATGTGCTTAACCCAACTTTTACCGCCACATTGAGCGGCTTTGTCAATGGAGACACATCCTCCTCGGTCGCCGGATATCCGAGCTTCACGACGACGGCAGTCCCTGGATCTCCGATAGGCACGTACCCCATCACAATCAATCAGGGAACCCTGGGTGCGGCGAACTATACGTTCGTCGAGGCGCCTGGCACTCTGACAGTCACCAGTGGCGGTCCCTCCCCGGACTTCTCGGCAACAGCAGCTCCGCAGGTTGTGACGGTTGCTCCCGGACAGACGCAGCAAACGACGTTTTCTCTGACGCCGATCAACTACTTCCTGGGAACAGTCTCGCTTTCGTGCAACAACCTTCCTGCGAACGTCACTTGTATTTTTTCGCCCGCTGGGTTCACAGTGGATGGAACTGGCAGCGTGCCGAATTACATCACCCTAACGCTCAACACCAATTCCGCATCCCCTGTAGTTGGTCAACTAAATCGCCTGCAAGGGGGTTCCTCCGGCTCAAGAATTCTCGCTGGCTTGTTATTTCCGGTTGGAGGACTGTTTCTCATCCTTCCGGTTGGAAAGCGCAAACAATACGGAGTTCTAAACGCTCTACGAATTCTGAGTGTACTTGGGATGTTAGGAGTGATTGGACTAGCCGGTTGCGGTTCCAGCAACAATTCGAATACGTCTGGGCTTGCCGCTCCTGGCACCAGCACGATCACGATCACCGCGACAGGAACCTCGACGAATTCCACGACGCCTATTTCGCATACGATGCAACTCACACTGACCGTGCTTGGTCCGAAGTAA
- a CDS encoding glycoside hydrolase family 2 protein yields the protein MVKNHYLSKIILVLGFFLFYVAPINAQRISTELSNGWRFTKSDAAISSDTSTWQIVSVPHTWNLLDGEHSQPRDSLGLAKSKGKPKSEVPINPYYRGPGWYAHSLDVPEAWRNRRVFLQFEAASTVADVYLNGDHLGYHRGAFTAFAVELTSKLLYGRSNEIRVRVDNRRQENVAPLAGDFNMFGGLYRPVHLLVTDKDCITPLHMGSPGVFVSTRIPDISHAVIDVRSTLSLSGKDIDSLRLRAAILDAANRVVATSMSSLSKDPSVLQRLTLLHPHLWNGIKDPYLYSLHVSLIRSNKIIDEVIQPIGIRTVAITESAGFLLNGKPYPIYGVGRKQERLSDGWALTAQDELSDAQMIISMGATAVRDAHYPMSQNWHNICDRLGLLLWDEIPFVNDMTNSAEFAANLHEQLQETILQLNNHPSVSFWGLFNELKKNRPGQDDLLRSLKAQVKNLDTTRPIVGASNQPNASFNKIPEFIAFNNYPGWYGGTVSNWTSYIAERYREVGHRIAISEYGAGGAVTQHQEGPPTKPLSNSYFHPEEYEDYVHEQLYPQIKDNTHLWGTFVWVMFDFAANERDEGPMTGINNKGLVTHDHQLPKDAYFFYQANWTKKPMVYIASRRMIERLQSATDIHVYSNMSSVELFVNGRSFGKGQADNVHVFRWKNVILSPGRNHIQAIASGAGEFREDSCDWILLAKRESHSVHTGKNNKM from the coding sequence ATGGTGAAGAATCACTATCTTTCTAAGATAATTTTGGTGTTAGGATTTTTTCTTTTTTATGTTGCTCCAATAAATGCTCAACGCATCTCCACCGAATTGTCTAATGGATGGCGATTCACAAAAAGCGACGCCGCAATTAGTAGTGATACTAGTACATGGCAGATCGTCTCAGTGCCTCATACTTGGAATCTCCTAGATGGCGAGCATAGTCAGCCGCGCGATAGTCTGGGGTTGGCAAAATCGAAAGGTAAGCCGAAATCTGAGGTGCCGATAAATCCCTATTATCGAGGGCCAGGGTGGTATGCGCATTCACTTGACGTTCCCGAAGCATGGCGTAATCGCCGCGTATTTCTGCAGTTTGAAGCTGCTTCTACCGTAGCTGATGTTTATCTCAACGGAGATCATTTAGGCTATCATCGTGGAGCGTTTACTGCTTTTGCCGTCGAACTTACATCGAAATTACTCTATGGTCGCAGCAATGAAATTCGTGTGCGTGTTGACAATCGGCGCCAGGAAAATGTAGCGCCACTTGCAGGAGACTTTAATATGTTCGGCGGCCTATATCGCCCCGTTCATCTTTTGGTTACAGACAAAGATTGCATTACTCCGCTACATATGGGATCACCCGGAGTTTTTGTAAGCACAAGAATACCCGATATATCGCATGCTGTAATCGACGTACGCTCAACGCTGTCTCTTTCAGGCAAGGACATCGATAGCCTCAGGCTTCGTGCAGCCATTCTTGATGCTGCAAATCGAGTTGTAGCGACATCGATGAGCAGTCTCTCAAAAGATCCTTCGGTGCTGCAACGTCTTACACTGCTTCATCCACACCTGTGGAATGGTATTAAAGATCCATACTTGTACTCACTCCATGTTTCGCTAATTCGCTCGAATAAAATCATCGACGAAGTCATACAGCCAATTGGCATACGCACCGTAGCTATTACGGAGTCGGCAGGCTTTCTTCTTAATGGAAAACCTTATCCTATTTATGGAGTGGGGCGTAAACAAGAGAGATTATCCGATGGATGGGCACTTACTGCACAGGATGAGCTTAGCGACGCGCAAATGATTATCTCAATGGGAGCCACGGCGGTTCGTGACGCTCATTACCCCATGAGCCAAAATTGGCATAATATCTGCGACAGACTTGGCCTTCTCCTGTGGGATGAAATACCTTTCGTGAATGATATGACTAACTCCGCGGAGTTTGCAGCAAATCTACACGAACAGCTACAGGAGACGATTTTGCAGTTAAATAATCATCCTAGTGTTTCTTTTTGGGGGCTGTTCAATGAATTAAAGAAAAATCGTCCCGGGCAGGATGACCTCTTGCGGAGCCTGAAGGCACAGGTAAAGAACCTTGATACGACACGGCCCATTGTTGGAGCTTCAAACCAACCGAATGCCTCTTTCAACAAGATCCCCGAATTTATCGCATTCAACAATTACCCCGGCTGGTATGGAGGGACGGTATCAAACTGGACATCTTACATAGCTGAGCGCTATCGCGAGGTCGGCCATCGGATTGCCATCAGCGAGTATGGAGCAGGTGGTGCTGTAACACAGCACCAGGAAGGCCCTCCAACAAAACCTTTATCCAATAGCTATTTTCATCCAGAAGAGTACGAAGATTACGTACACGAACAGCTCTATCCGCAGATCAAGGACAATACTCATTTATGGGGAACATTCGTTTGGGTGATGTTTGATTTTGCCGCCAATGAACGAGATGAAGGCCCGATGACAGGTATTAACAATAAGGGGCTCGTCACACATGACCACCAATTACCCAAAGATGCTTACTTCTTCTACCAGGCAAACTGGACAAAGAAGCCCATGGTCTACATTGCCTCACGACGTATGATCGAACGCCTTCAATCCGCGACAGACATACATGTTTACTCAAATATGTCATCGGTTGAACTCTTCGTAAATGGACGATCATTTGGTAAGGGACAAGCAGATAATGTACATGTTTTCCGCTGGAAAAATGTCATACTTTCTCCCGGAAGAAATCATATTCAGGCGATAGCCTCCGGCGCTGGAGAATTTCGAGAGGACTCATGCGACTGGATCTTATTAGCGAAGCGGGAAAGCCATTCCGTACACACAGGCAAAAACAACAAAATGTAG